In Pyrus communis chromosome 8, drPyrComm1.1, whole genome shotgun sequence, one genomic interval encodes:
- the LOC137743848 gene encoding transcription factor RAX1-like, whose amino-acid sequence MGRAPCCDKANVKKGPWSPEEDSKLKEYIEKYGTGGNWIALPQKAGLKRCGKSCRLRWLNYLRPNIKHGEFSDEEDRMICSLYASIGSRWSVIAAQLSGRTDNDIKNYWNTKLKKKLMGMHMASPPARHHHRNLLKPPPFPSSSHHSYQNQSLIQSETLSSLYKDLSNYDRSFLGFEVPLPLPSQVSLTSNNFSNTSTNSFSLFQTLNYPAGVKKNNNNNILMFGSEGSCSTSSAGSCNNQISYDYCSRSEINNIKQEEMGFDHQSFMMLNFGNQWTEKPNGFYFEAENNTLEFTDLDEDVKQQLISTSSKNTHNNDTIINGSSTSNCLLFNVDESKTEDDEKVMYFY is encoded by the exons atggggaggGCTCCTTGTTGTGACAAAGCAAACGTGAAGAAGGGACCATGGTCACCAGAAGAAGACTCAAAGCTAAAGGAGTACATAGAGAAATATGGGACTGGTGGGAATTGGATTGCTCTCCCACAGAAAGCTG GTCTGAAGAGATGTGGGAAAAGCTGCAGATTGAGATGGCTTAACTATCTGAGGCCAAACATCAAACATGGAGAATTCTCTGATGAGGAGGACAGAATGATATGCAGCCTCTATGCTAGCATTGGAAG CAGGTGGTCAGTTATAGCTGCTCAGCTGTCAGGCAGGACTGACAATGATATCAAGAACTATTGGAACACCAAGCTCAAGAAGAAGCTCATGGGGATGCATATGGCTTCTCCTCCAGCTCGTCACCACCATAGAAATTTACTAAAACCTCCCccatttccttcttcttctcatcACAGTTACCAAAACCAATCATTGATTCAATCTGAAACTCTCTCATCACTGTACAAAGACCTAAGCAATTACGACAGATCTTTCTTAGGGTTTGAAGTGCCACTGCCACTGCCATCACAAGTTTCACTGACATCCAATAATTTCTCAAATACTTCCACCAACTCCTTTTCTCTTTTCCAAACCCTAAATTACCCAGCTGGagtgaagaaaaataacaaCAATAACATCCTCATGTTTGGAAGTGAAGGAAGTTGCAGTACTTCATCTGCTGGTAGCTGTAATAACCAGATCAGCTATGACTACTGCAGCAGATCAGAGATTAATAACATCAAACAAGAAGAAATGGGTTTTGATCATCAGAGCTTCATGATGCTTAACTTTGGCAACCAATGGACTGAGAAGCCAAATGGGTTTTATTTTGAAGCAGAAAACAACACATTAGAGTTTACTGATCTGGATGAAGATGTTAAGCAGCAGCTGATTAGTACTAGTAGTAAAAATACTCATAATAATGATACTATTATTAATGGTTCCTCTACGTCTAACTGCTTATTATTCAATGTTGATGAAAGCAAGACAGAAGATGATGAGAAGGTTATGTATTTCTACTGA